In a single window of the Zea mays cultivar B73 chromosome 5, Zm-B73-REFERENCE-NAM-5.0, whole genome shotgun sequence genome:
- the LOC100281436 gene encoding Aspartyl protease family protein 1 precursor, producing the protein MAHARSSHRRTGLLLAMAVVVVASLIAAADASSFGFDLHHRFSPVVRRWAEARGGPLAADQWPARGTPEYYSALSRHDRARRALAGGADDGLLTFAAGNDTYQSGTLYYAEVELGTPNATFLVALDTGSDLFWVPCDCRQCATIPSANGTGQDAPSLRPYSPRRSSTSKQVACDNPLCGQRNGCSAATNGSCPYEVQYVSANTSSSGVLVQDVLHLTRERPGPGAAGEALQAPVVFGCGQVQTGAFLDGGGGAVDGLMGLGMGKVSVPSALAASGLVASDSFSMCFGDDGVGRVNFGDAGSRGQAETPFTVRSLNPTYNVSFTSIGVGSESVAAEFAAVMDSGTSFTYLSDPEYTQLATKFNSQVSERRVNFSSGSADPFPFEYCYRLSPNQTEVAMPDVSLTAKGGALFPVTQPFIPVGDTTGRAVGYCLAIMRNDMAIGIDIIGQNFMTGLKVVFDRERSVLGWEKFDCYRNARVADAPDGSPGPSSAPAAGPTKITPRQNDGSGSGYPGAAPLPRSAGSRNAAAALGLGCLYLLLAAALV; encoded by the exons ATGGCTCACGCTCGCTCCAGCCACCGCCGCACGGGCCTCCTCCTGGCCATGGCCGTCGTCGTCGTGGCGTCGCTTATCGCCGCCGCGGACGCGTCCAGCTTCGGGTTCGACCTCCACCACCGGTTCTCCCCGGTGGTCCGGCGGTGGGCGGAGGCCCGGGGCGGCCCTCTCGCCGCGGACCAGTGGCCGGCTCGAGGCACGCCGGAGTACTACTCCGCGCTGTCCCGCCACGACCGCGCCCGCCGCGCCCTCGCTGGCGGCGCCGACGACGGGCTCCTCACCTTCGCCGCCGGCAACGACACCTACCAATCCGGAAC GCTGTACTACGCGGAGGTGGAGCTGGGCACGCCGAACGCGACGTTCCTGGTGGCGCTGGACACCGGCAGCGACCTCTTCTGGGTGCCGTGCGACTGCAGGCAGTGCGCGACCATCCCCAGCGCCAACGGGACGGGGCAGGACGCGCCGTCGCTGCGCCCCTACAGCCCGCGGCGGTCGTCGACGAGCAAGCAGGTGGCGTGCGACAACCCGCTGTGCGGGCAGCGGAACGGATGCTCCGCCGCGACCAACGGCAGCTGCCCGTACGAGGTCCAGTACGTGTCCGCCAACACGTCCTCCTCCGGGGTGCTGGTGCAGGACGTGCTCCACCTCACACGGGAGCGCCCGGGCcccggcgccgccggggaggccctGCAGGCGCCCGTCGTGTTCGGGTGCGGGCAGGTGCAGACGGGCGCGTTcctggacggcggcggcggcgccgtcgACGGCCTCATGGGGCTCGGCATGGGCAAGGTGTCCGTGCCCAGCGCGCTCGCCGCCAGCGGCCTCGTCGCGTCCGACAGCTTCTCCATGTGCTTCGGCGACGACGGCGTCGGCCGCGTCAACTTCGGCGACGCCGGCAGCCGCGGCCAGGCCGAGACGCCGTTCACCGTCCGGAGCTTGAA CCCGACGTACAACGTTAGCTTCACGTCCATCGGCGTCGGCAGCGAGTCGGTGGCAGCGGAGTTCGCCGCCGTCATGGACTCCGGCACGTCCTTCACGTACCTCAGCGACCCGGAGTACACGCAGCTCGCCACCAAA TTCAACTCCCAGGTCAGCGAGAGGAGAGTGAATTTCAGCAGTGGCTCTGCAGATCCTTTTCCCTTCGAGTACTGCTACAGACTCAG CCCTAACCAGACAGAGGTGGCGATGCCGGACGTGAGCCTGACGGCCAAAGGGGGAGCCCTGTTCCCGGTCACCCAGCCGTTCATCCCCGTCGGCGACACGACCGGCCGTGCCGTCGGCTACTGCCTGGCGATCATGAGGAACGACATGGCCATCGGCATCGACATCATCGGCC AGAACTTCATGACCGGGCTCAAGGTCGTCTTCGACAGGGAGAGGTCCGTCCTGGGCTGGGAGAAGTTCGACT GCTACAGGAACGCGAGGGTGGCGGACGCGCCGGACGGGAGCCCGGGCCCGAGCTCGGCCCCGGCGGCGGGGCCGACCAAGATCACGCCGCGGCAGAacgacggcagcggcagcgggtACCCCGGCGCGGCGCCCCTGCCGAGGTCTGCCGGCTCGCGCAACGCCGCCGCCGCGCTGGGACTGGGATGCCTCTACCTGCTGCTGGCCGCAGCGCTTGTCTGA